In a genomic window of Clavelina lepadiformis chromosome 7, kaClaLepa1.1, whole genome shotgun sequence:
- the LOC143465116 gene encoding lactadherin-like encodes MICYILQTDKQVKMTSLIAPFLALLYTVNLAKFVLSQNEQICLPVPPNALETLQGRKGDPGPPGQCQCDLSEVVELRETLIRVLPSLRDEFCLAGVKSGKVRDDEMDASSKWAQAEGAHAGRLDGGARWAPHPSKQQPGEWLQVDLRTPTRVTGVVTQGRGVIQGERGWRVTSFKISFGDSINQLQVIQDVDGNDMIFQGNSDGISRVENIFPNPIRARYFRLTVVTFNHGINLRLDYLTC; translated from the exons ATGATCTGTTATATTTTGCAGACTGATAAACAAGTgaagatgacgtcattgaTAGCGCCTTTCTTAGCCCTGTTGTATACTGTTAATCTGGCCAAGTTTGTGCTGAGTCAAAACGAACAGATTTGTTTGCCTGTTCCACCTAATGCTCTAGAAACCCTGCAAGGAAGGAAGGGAGATCCCGGTCCACCTGGTCAATGTCAATGCGATCTAAGTGAAGTTGTCGAACTGAGAGAAACCTTGATTCGCGTACTTCCAAGTCTTCGAG aCGAATTTTGCTTGGCTGGTGTGAAAAGTGGGAAAGTGCGAGATGACGAAATGGACGCATCGTCGAAATGGGCCCAAGCTGAGGGCGCTCATGCAGGAAGATTGGATGGAGGTGCTCGTTGGGCTCCTCATCCATCTAAGCAAC AGCCAGGAGAGTGGCTTCAGGTTGACTTGAGAACTCCGACCAGAGTGACAGGTGTAGTCACCCAGGGAAGAGGAGTCATTCAGGGAGAACGTGGTTGGAGAGTGACAAGCTTTAAGATATCATTTGGAGATTCCATCAATCAGCTGCAAGTGATAcaagatgtcgatggaaacGACATG aTTTTCCAAGGCAACTCCGATGGTATCAGTCGAGTGGAGAATATATTCCCGAACCCAATTAGGGCCAGATACTTCAGACTTACTGTCGTCACCTTTAACCATGGCATCAACTTACGCTTGGATTATCTGACTTGTTAA